One stretch of Corvus hawaiiensis isolate bCorHaw1 chromosome 1, bCorHaw1.pri.cur, whole genome shotgun sequence DNA includes these proteins:
- the VAT1 gene encoding synaptic vesicle membrane protein VAT-1 homolog: MSAEPAPASAAPEPAPGPEPPTGGGEAAEHRALVLTGFGGYDKVKVQARRAADPRPGEVSVSVRACGLNFADLMARQGLYDRLPPPPVCPGMECAGTVRALGDGVRDRQVGDKVMVLARSGLWQEVVNVPASQTFSMPEGMSFEEAAALLVNYITAYMILFDFGNLRPNQSVLIHMAAGGVGTAAIQLCKTVENVTIFGTASASKHESLKESGVAHPIDYRTMDYAEEVRKISPKGVDIVLDPLGGSDTSKAFNLLKPMGKLITYGVANLLTGQKKNLMAMAKTWWNQFSITALQLLHQNKAVCGYHLGYMDEEAELIRSVVAKLVNLYSQGKIKPKIDSVWPFDQVAEAMRQMQEKKNVGKVILVPEAPKEESKKAEN; the protein is encoded by the exons ATGTCCGCCGAGCCGGCCCCGGCCTCCGCCGCCCCCGAGCCGGCCCCCGGCCCCGAGCCGCCGACGGGCGGCGGGGAGGCGGCCGAGCACCGGGCGCTGGTGCTGACGGGGTTCGGCGGCTACGACAAGGTGAAGGTGCAGGCGCGGCGCGCCGCTGACCCGCGGCCCGGAGAGGTCTCGGTGAGCGTCCGCGCCTGCGGCCTCAATTTCGCCGACCTGATGGCACGGCAGGGCCTGTACGaccggctgccgccgccgcccgtcTGCCCCGGCATGGAGTGCGCCGGCACCGTCCGCGCCCTTGGCGACGGCGTCCGCGACCGACAG GTTGGAGATAAGGTGATGGTCCTGGCTAGGTCAGGGCTCTGGCAAGAAGTTGTGAATGTGCCTGCCAGTCAGACTTTCTCAATGCCTGAGGGGATGAGCTTCGAAGAAGCAGCTGCTCTTCTTGTTAACTACATCACTGCCTACATGATTCTGTTTGACTTTGGAAACCTGAGACCCAACCAGAGTGTCCTCATCCACATGGCTGCAG GTGGTGTGGGAACTGCTGCCATCCAGCTGTGCAAGACTGTAGAAAATGTCACCATTTTTGGCACAGCATCTGCCTCCAAGCACGAGTCACTCAAGGAGAGTGGAGTTGCTCACCCCATTGACTACCGAACGATGGATTATGCAGAGGAGGTCCGGAAAATCTCTCCCAAAG GTGTTGACATTGTCCTGGACCCGCTGGGAGGATCTGATACGTCCAAAGCATTTAACCTGTTGAAGCCGATGGGCAAACTCATCACTTACG GTGTAGCAAACCTGCTCACTGGGCAGAAGAAGAACCTCATGGCTATGGCTAAAACCTGGTGGAACCAGTTCAGCATCACTgccttgcagctgctgcaccagAACAAGGCTGTATGTGGCTACCATCTTGGATACATGGATGAGGAAGCTGAGCTTATCAGAAGTGTTGTAGCCAAGCTGGTTAACCTGTACAGTCAAGGCAAAATCAAGCCCAAAATAGACTCTGTATGGCCCTTTGACCAG GTGGCAGAGGCTATGAGGCAGATGCAAGAAAAGAAGAATGTTGGAAAAGTCATTCTGGTTCCTGAAGCACCCAAGGAAGAATCTAAAAAAGCAGAGAACTAA